In a single window of the Streptomyces sp. HUAS ZL42 genome:
- the uvrC gene encoding excinuclease ABC subunit UvrC, which translates to MADPSSYRPKPGEIPDSPGVYRFRDEHRRVIYVGKAKSLRQRLANYFQDLAGLHPRTRTMVTTAASVEWTVVSTEVEALQLEYSWIKEFDPRFNVKYRDDKSYPYLAVTMNEEFPRVQVMRGHKKKGVRYFGPYAHAWAIRDTVDLLLRVFPVRTCSAGVFKNAARTGRPCLLGYIGKCSAPCVGRVPAEEHRELAEEFCDFMTGRTLTYLRRLEKQMMEAADEMEYERAARLRDDIEALKKAMEKNAVVLTDATDADLVAVAEDELEAAVQIFHVRGGRVRGQRGWVTDKVEEITTGALVEHALQQLYGEETGDAVPKEVLVPALPEPVEPVQEWLTGRRGSGVSLRIPQRGDKRALMETVERNAQQALVLHKTKRASDLTTRSRALEEIADALDLDSAPLRIECYDISHLQGDDVVASMVVFEDGLQRKSEYRRFQIRGFEGQDDVRSMHEVISRRFRRYLVEKEKTGEWSDGEPGLTDGLKDEEGRPKKFAYPPQLVVVDGGRPQVAAAQKALDELGIDDIAVCGLAKRLEEVWLPGEDDPVVLPRTSEGLYLLQRVRDEAHRFAITYQRTKRAKRFRAGPLDEVPGLGETRKQALIKHFGSVKKLRAATIDQICEVPGIGRKTAETIAAAFARAAPAAPAVNTATGEIIEDGEDGAPGTTAGSPAEPVPAGAPEERRGQET; encoded by the coding sequence ATGGCAGACCCCTCCAGCTACCGCCCCAAGCCGGGAGAGATTCCGGACTCTCCTGGGGTGTACAGGTTCCGTGACGAGCACCGTCGGGTGATCTACGTCGGGAAGGCCAAGAGCCTGCGCCAGCGCCTGGCGAACTACTTCCAGGATCTGGCGGGCCTGCACCCGCGCACCCGGACGATGGTGACCACCGCCGCGTCCGTCGAGTGGACCGTGGTGTCCACGGAGGTCGAGGCGCTGCAGCTGGAGTACTCCTGGATCAAGGAGTTCGACCCCCGGTTCAACGTCAAGTACCGCGACGACAAGAGCTACCCGTACCTCGCGGTGACGATGAACGAGGAGTTCCCGCGCGTGCAGGTGATGCGCGGTCACAAGAAGAAGGGCGTCAGGTATTTCGGGCCGTACGCGCACGCGTGGGCGATCCGGGACACCGTCGACCTCCTGCTGCGCGTGTTCCCCGTGCGCACCTGTTCGGCCGGCGTCTTCAAGAACGCCGCCCGCACCGGCCGCCCCTGCCTGCTCGGCTACATCGGCAAGTGCTCCGCGCCCTGCGTCGGCCGCGTCCCGGCCGAGGAGCACCGTGAACTCGCCGAGGAGTTCTGCGACTTCATGACCGGTCGCACGCTCACGTATCTCCGCCGCCTCGAGAAGCAGATGATGGAGGCGGCCGACGAGATGGAGTACGAGCGGGCCGCCCGCCTGCGCGACGACATCGAGGCCCTGAAGAAGGCCATGGAGAAGAACGCGGTCGTGCTCACCGACGCGACCGACGCCGACCTCGTCGCCGTCGCCGAGGACGAACTCGAGGCGGCCGTGCAGATCTTCCACGTACGGGGCGGACGCGTGCGCGGCCAGCGCGGCTGGGTGACCGACAAGGTCGAGGAGATCACCACCGGCGCCCTCGTCGAGCACGCCCTGCAGCAGCTCTACGGTGAGGAGACCGGCGACGCCGTCCCCAAGGAGGTCCTTGTTCCTGCCCTGCCCGAGCCGGTCGAGCCCGTCCAGGAGTGGCTCACCGGGCGGCGCGGCTCCGGCGTCTCGCTGCGCATACCTCAGCGCGGCGACAAGCGCGCCCTCATGGAGACCGTGGAGCGCAACGCCCAGCAGGCGCTCGTCTTGCACAAGACCAAGCGCGCCTCGGACCTGACCACGCGCTCGCGCGCGCTGGAGGAGATCGCCGACGCCCTCGACCTGGACAGCGCCCCGCTCAGGATCGAGTGCTACGACATCTCGCACCTCCAGGGTGACGACGTCGTGGCCTCCATGGTCGTCTTCGAGGACGGGCTGCAGCGCAAGAGCGAGTACCGCCGCTTCCAGATCAGAGGCTTCGAAGGCCAGGACGACGTCCGCTCCATGCACGAGGTGATCAGCCGCCGCTTCCGGCGCTACCTCGTCGAGAAGGAGAAGACCGGCGAGTGGTCCGACGGCGAGCCCGGCCTCACGGACGGACTCAAGGACGAGGAAGGCCGCCCCAAGAAGTTCGCCTACCCGCCCCAGCTCGTCGTCGTCGACGGAGGCCGGCCGCAGGTCGCCGCCGCGCAGAAGGCCCTCGACGAGCTCGGCATCGACGACATCGCCGTCTGCGGCCTCGCCAAGCGCCTGGAGGAGGTGTGGCTGCCGGGCGAGGACGACCCCGTGGTCCTGCCCCGCACCAGCGAGGGGCTCTACCTGCTCCAGCGCGTCCGCGACGAGGCCCACCGCTTCGCCATCACCTACCAGCGCACCAAGCGCGCCAAGCGCTTCCGCGCCGGCCCCCTGGACGAGGTACCGGGGCTGGGCGAGACCCGCAAACAGGCGCTGATCAAGCACTTCGGCTCGGTGAAGAAACTGCGGGCCGCGACGATCGACCAGATCTGCGAGGTTCCGGGCATCGGCCGCAAGACGGCCGAGACCATCGCCGCGGCCTTCGCCCGGGCGGCTCCGGCCGCCCCCGCCGTGAACACGGCGACTGGAGAGATCATTGAAGACGGGGAGGACGGGGCGCCCGGGACGACGGCGGGTTCCCCGGCGGAGCCCGTGCCCGCGGGCGCCCCGGAAGAACGACGGGGGCAGGAGACATGA
- the rapZ gene encoding RNase adapter RapZ: MNEHDAQPTAEPDRTPTEAAEQAHGETGEDRAQNDARHDNGAQVSTDNTPPGIPEAAIPELVIISGMSGAGRSTAAKCLEDLGWFVVDNLPPALIPTMVELGARSQGNVARIAVVVDVRGRRFFDNLRESLADLESKHVTRRIVFLESSDEALVRRFESVRRPHPLQGDGRIVDGIAAERELLRELRGDADLVIDTSSLNVHELRAKMDAQFAGDEEPELRATVMSFGFKYGLPVDADLVVDMRFLPNPHWVPELRPFTGLNDEVAAYVFNQPGAKEFLDRYAELLRLVSAGYRREGKRYVTIAVGCTGGKHRSVAMSEKLAARLAAEGVETVVVHRDMGRE; this comes from the coding sequence ATGAACGAGCACGACGCACAGCCCACAGCCGAGCCGGATCGGACGCCCACCGAGGCGGCCGAGCAGGCGCACGGCGAAACCGGCGAGGATCGCGCCCAGAACGACGCACGCCATGACAACGGAGCACAGGTGAGTACGGACAACACACCGCCCGGGATCCCCGAGGCGGCCATCCCCGAGCTGGTGATCATCTCCGGCATGTCCGGGGCCGGCCGTTCGACGGCCGCCAAGTGTCTGGAGGACCTCGGCTGGTTCGTCGTCGACAACCTCCCGCCCGCCCTGATCCCCACCATGGTGGAGCTCGGCGCCCGCTCCCAGGGCAACGTGGCGCGGATCGCGGTCGTCGTCGACGTACGCGGCCGCCGCTTCTTCGACAACCTCCGGGAGTCCCTCGCCGACCTGGAGTCGAAACACGTCACCCGGCGGATCGTCTTCCTGGAGTCCTCCGACGAGGCCCTGGTGCGCCGCTTCGAGTCCGTGCGCCGCCCGCACCCCCTGCAGGGCGACGGCCGCATCGTCGACGGCATCGCCGCCGAGCGCGAACTGCTGCGCGAACTGCGCGGCGACGCCGACCTGGTGATCGACACCTCCAGCCTCAACGTGCACGAGCTGCGCGCCAAGATGGACGCCCAGTTCGCCGGCGACGAGGAGCCCGAACTGCGGGCCACCGTCATGTCCTTCGGCTTCAAGTACGGCCTCCCGGTCGACGCCGACCTGGTCGTGGACATGCGCTTCCTGCCCAACCCGCACTGGGTCCCGGAGCTGCGCCCGTTCACCGGCCTCAACGACGAGGTGGCGGCGTACGTCTTCAACCAGCCCGGCGCCAAGGAGTTCCTCGACCGCTACGCCGAGCTCCTCAGGCTGGTTTCCGCGGGCTACCGTCGTGAGGGCAAGCGCTATGTGACCATCGCGGTCGGCTGTACGGGCGGAAAGCACCGTTCGGTCGCGATGTCGGAGAAGCTCGCCGCGCGACTCGCGGCCGAGGGCGTGGAGACGGTGGTCGTACACCGGGACATGGGACGGGAATGA
- the yvcK gene encoding uridine diphosphate-N-acetylglucosamine-binding protein YvcK, producing the protein MTERTPRLSRLRRVVPEGRASRPTEARGGRPRRRGTQPKVVALGGGMGLSASLAALRRITGDLTAVVTVADDGGSSGRLRDELGVLPPGDLRKALAALCGDDDWGQTWARVIQHRFQSKGDLHEHAVGNLLIVALWEQLGDHVQALDLVGRLLGAQGRVLPMSAVPLELQALVKGHDPDRPEEVGTVRGQANVALTPGEVQSVHLVPHDPPAVPEAVAAVLDADWVVLGPGSWFSSVIPHLLVPQLLDALTETKARRVLSLNLAPQPGETEGFSPQRHLEVLGRHAPKLALDVVLADVAAVPDRDLLTAAAKRFGAAVELAPVARPDGTPRHDPEQLAAAYDRIFRMHGRIGPWR; encoded by the coding sequence ATGACGGAACGCACTCCGCGGCTGAGCCGACTGCGCAGGGTGGTGCCCGAGGGACGCGCGAGCCGGCCCACCGAGGCCCGGGGCGGCCGACCGCGCCGCCGCGGCACCCAGCCCAAGGTCGTCGCCCTCGGCGGCGGCATGGGCCTGTCCGCCTCGCTTGCCGCACTGCGCCGGATCACCGGCGACCTCACCGCCGTCGTCACCGTGGCCGACGACGGCGGCTCCAGCGGGCGTCTGCGCGACGAACTGGGCGTGCTGCCTCCCGGTGACCTGCGCAAGGCGCTGGCCGCGCTGTGCGGCGACGACGACTGGGGCCAGACCTGGGCCCGGGTCATCCAGCACCGCTTCCAGTCCAAGGGCGACCTGCACGAGCACGCGGTCGGCAACCTGCTGATCGTCGCCCTGTGGGAGCAGCTCGGAGACCACGTCCAGGCCCTCGACCTGGTCGGCAGACTCCTCGGCGCGCAGGGGCGTGTGCTGCCCATGTCCGCGGTCCCGCTGGAGCTCCAGGCTCTGGTCAAGGGTCACGACCCGGACCGTCCCGAGGAGGTCGGGACCGTTCGTGGCCAGGCGAACGTCGCGCTCACGCCCGGCGAGGTGCAGTCCGTGCACCTCGTTCCGCACGACCCGCCCGCCGTCCCCGAGGCCGTCGCCGCGGTCCTCGACGCGGACTGGGTGGTGCTGGGCCCCGGCTCCTGGTTCTCCTCGGTCATCCCGCATCTGCTGGTGCCTCAGCTCCTGGACGCGCTCACGGAGACGAAGGCCCGCCGGGTGCTCTCCCTGAACCTCGCCCCGCAACCCGGCGAAACCGAAGGCTTCTCCCCGCAGCGTCATTTGGAGGTTTTGGGGCGACACGCCCCTAAACTCGCCCTGGACGTGGTGCTGGCCGACGTGGCCGCCGTGCCCGACCGCGACCTGCTGACCGCCGCCGCCAAGCGGTTCGGGGCCGCGGTCGAGCTGGCGCCGGTGGCCCGGCCCGACGGAACTCCGAGGCACGACCCGGAGCAGCTGGCCGCCGCGTACGACCGTATTTTTCGGATGCATGGAAGGATCGGCCCATGGCGATGA
- the whiA gene encoding DNA-binding protein WhiA, translating to MAMTAAVKDEISRLPVTRTCCRKAEVSAILRFAGGLHLVSGRIVIEAELDTAMAARRLKRDILEIFGHSSELIVMAPGGLRRGSRYVVRVVAGGDQLARQTGLVDGRGRPIRGLPPQVVSGATCDAEAAWRGAFLAHGSLTEPGRSSSLEVTCPGPEAALALVGAARRLSIAAKAREVRGVDRVVVRDGDAIGALLTRLGAHESVLAWEERRMRREVRATANRLANFDDANLRRSARAAVAAGARVQRALEILGDEVPEHLAAAGRLRMDHKQASLEELGALADPPLTKDAVAGRIRRLLAMADKRASDLGIPGTEANLSEELADNLAG from the coding sequence ATGGCGATGACGGCAGCGGTGAAGGACGAGATCTCCCGGCTCCCCGTCACCCGGACCTGCTGCAGGAAGGCGGAGGTCTCCGCCATTCTGCGGTTCGCCGGCGGCCTCCATCTGGTCAGCGGGCGCATCGTGATCGAGGCGGAGCTGGACACGGCGATGGCGGCCCGCCGGCTCAAGCGGGACATTCTGGAGATCTTCGGCCACAGCTCCGAGCTGATCGTGATGGCGCCCGGCGGACTGCGCCGGGGTTCGCGCTACGTCGTGCGCGTGGTCGCCGGCGGCGACCAGCTGGCACGGCAGACCGGCCTCGTGGACGGCCGGGGCCGCCCGATCCGCGGCCTGCCCCCGCAGGTGGTCTCGGGGGCCACCTGCGACGCGGAGGCTGCCTGGCGCGGGGCCTTCCTGGCGCACGGTTCGCTGACCGAGCCCGGCCGTTCCTCCTCCCTGGAGGTGACCTGCCCGGGCCCGGAGGCCGCGCTGGCGCTCGTCGGTGCCGCCCGCCGTCTGTCGATCGCGGCGAAGGCGCGGGAGGTGCGCGGGGTCGACCGGGTCGTCGTCCGCGACGGCGACGCGATCGGCGCGCTGCTCACCCGCCTCGGCGCCCATGAGTCGGTGCTGGCCTGGGAGGAGCGCCGGATGCGCCGCGAGGTGCGCGCCACGGCGAACCGCCTCGCCAACTTCGACGACGCCAACCTGCGCCGATCCGCGCGCGCGGCCGTCGCCGCGGGCGCCCGTGTCCAGCGCGCGCTGGAGATCCTCGGTGACGAGGTCCCCGAGCACCTCGCGGCCGCAGGCAGGCTGCGTATGGACCACAAGCAGGCATCCCTGGAGGAGTTGGGCGCGCTCGCCGACCCGCCGCTGACCAAGGACGCCGTCGCCGGCCGTATCCGCCGGCTGCTGGCGATGGCCGACAAGCGCGCCTCCGACCTGGGCATCCCGGGCACGGAGGCCAACCTCAGCGAGGAGCTGGCCGACAACCTCGCGGGGTGA